The following coding sequences are from one Litorilinea aerophila window:
- the eno gene encoding phosphopyruvate hydratase, producing the protein MTEIISIVGREVLDSRGNPTVEVEVELASGAVGRAMVPSGASTGAHEAVELRDGDKGRYGGKGVLQAVKNVNETLAEELLGFDALEQVAIDEYMVALDGTPNKGKLGANAILGVSLAVAKAAAEALGLPLYRYLGGVNARTLPVPMMNILNGGKHAANSTDFQEFMVMPVGAASFAEALRWGSEIYHSLKKVLHDAGYSTNVGDEGGFAPSLGGNVKAVEVILQAIEQAGYRPGEDVFIALDPATSELYNPESGRYQLPIEGKELTSAELVDLWADWCNRFPIISIEDGMAEDDWEGWKLLYRRLGGQVQLVGDDLLVTNVARIERAIQEQACNALLCKVNQIGTLTESIAAIEMSHRAGWAAVVSHRSGETEDATIADLVVAFNTGQIKTGAPARSDRVAKYNQLLRIEEQLGEAAVYPGLQAFPHLRGGAGR; encoded by the coding sequence ATGACCGAAATCATCAGCATCGTCGGCCGGGAAGTCCTGGACAGCCGGGGCAACCCCACGGTGGAAGTGGAGGTGGAACTGGCCAGCGGAGCTGTCGGCCGGGCCATGGTGCCCAGCGGCGCCAGCACCGGTGCCCACGAGGCCGTGGAGCTGCGGGATGGCGATAAAGGGCGCTACGGCGGCAAAGGCGTCCTCCAGGCGGTGAAAAATGTCAACGAAACCCTGGCCGAGGAGCTGCTGGGTTTTGACGCCCTGGAGCAGGTCGCCATCGACGAATACATGGTGGCCCTGGACGGCACCCCCAACAAGGGGAAACTGGGCGCCAACGCCATCCTGGGGGTCAGCCTGGCCGTGGCCAAAGCCGCCGCCGAGGCCCTGGGCCTGCCCCTCTATCGCTACCTGGGCGGCGTCAACGCCCGCACCCTGCCCGTCCCCATGATGAACATCCTGAACGGCGGTAAGCACGCAGCCAACAGCACCGACTTCCAGGAATTCATGGTAATGCCGGTGGGCGCAGCCAGCTTCGCCGAGGCCCTGCGCTGGGGCTCCGAAATCTACCACAGCCTCAAGAAAGTGCTCCACGACGCCGGCTACAGCACCAACGTGGGGGATGAGGGCGGCTTCGCCCCCAGCCTGGGCGGCAATGTCAAGGCCGTGGAGGTGATCCTCCAGGCCATCGAGCAGGCCGGCTATCGACCGGGGGAGGACGTCTTCATTGCCCTGGACCCGGCCACCAGCGAGCTCTACAACCCCGAGAGCGGACGCTATCAACTCCCTATCGAGGGAAAGGAGCTGACCAGCGCTGAGTTGGTCGACCTCTGGGCGGACTGGTGCAACCGTTTCCCCATCATCAGCATCGAGGATGGCATGGCCGAGGACGACTGGGAGGGATGGAAGCTGCTCTACCGGCGACTGGGCGGGCAGGTCCAGCTGGTGGGGGATGACCTGCTGGTGACCAACGTGGCGCGCATCGAGCGGGCCATCCAGGAGCAGGCCTGTAACGCGCTGCTGTGCAAGGTCAACCAGATCGGCACCCTCACCGAGAGCATCGCCGCCATCGAGATGAGCCACCGGGCCGGTTGGGCCGCGGTGGTCAGCCACCGCTCGGGCGAGACCGAGGACGCCACCATCGCTGACCTGGTGGTGGCCTTTAACACCGGTCAGATCAAGACCGGGGCACCGGCCCGCAGCGACCGGGTGGCCAAGTACAACCAGCTCCTGCGCATCGAAGAGCAGCTGGGAGAGGCCGCCGTTTACCCCGGCCTCCAGGCGTTCCCCCACCTGCGAGGGGGGGCAGGCCGCTAA
- a CDS encoding beta-ketoacyl-ACP synthase III, with protein sequence MVDGQHSSSELVSGQGHENGVPQSAPSRREMIIPEVGRQYAQIIGWGYKVPDKVITNRDLEQIVDTSDEWIRTRTGIEQRHVVTDPKETTASLAVAAARQALEVADVDPSKIDLIICATSSPEHIFPATASLVQDAIGAVNAGAFDLSAACSGFVYALSMARGHILAGDAEYVLVIGAETLSRIVDWTDRNTCVLFGDGAGAVLVAASDVPGGIVAAELGSDGSGADLLSVPAGGSAMPASLETVSSGSHYIKMDGKAVFRFATRVMADATRRVLERTGLTPDDVDLVIPHQANLRIVQNSVLKQLKIPEEKVFVNLQKYGNTSTASIPIALCEAIEAGKVKPGDNLVFVGFGAGLTWAACAVKWSVPVTRPEAGWWKATRRQASYQAAAARSMWRRAVRWVYHVWPTDPEGEITPSREHGEAAVPLQRREE encoded by the coding sequence ATGGTGGATGGACAGCACTCATCGTCCGAGCTTGTGAGCGGACAGGGGCACGAGAACGGCGTACCCCAATCGGCACCCAGCCGCCGGGAGATGATCATCCCGGAAGTGGGCCGGCAATACGCCCAAATCATCGGCTGGGGCTATAAGGTCCCCGACAAGGTCATCACCAACCGGGATCTGGAACAGATTGTGGATACCAGCGATGAATGGATCCGCACCCGCACGGGCATTGAACAGCGCCATGTGGTGACCGATCCCAAGGAGACCACGGCCAGCCTGGCGGTGGCCGCCGCGCGCCAGGCCCTGGAAGTGGCCGATGTGGACCCCAGCAAGATCGACCTGATCATCTGCGCCACCAGTTCGCCAGAGCACATCTTCCCCGCCACGGCCAGCCTGGTCCAGGATGCCATCGGCGCGGTGAATGCGGGCGCCTTTGACCTGAGCGCCGCCTGCTCCGGCTTCGTCTATGCCCTGAGCATGGCCCGGGGCCACATCCTGGCCGGGGATGCCGAGTACGTGCTGGTCATCGGCGCCGAAACCCTGAGCCGCATCGTGGATTGGACCGACCGCAACACCTGTGTCCTTTTTGGCGATGGCGCCGGTGCGGTGCTGGTGGCCGCCAGCGACGTGCCCGGCGGCATCGTGGCGGCCGAACTGGGTAGCGACGGCTCGGGCGCGGATCTGCTGTCGGTGCCGGCAGGGGGCAGCGCCATGCCGGCCAGCCTGGAGACGGTGAGCAGCGGCAGCCATTACATCAAGATGGACGGCAAGGCCGTCTTCCGCTTTGCCACCCGGGTCATGGCCGATGCCACCCGCCGGGTGCTGGAGCGCACCGGCCTGACGCCAGACGACGTGGATCTGGTGATCCCCCACCAGGCCAACCTGCGCATCGTCCAGAACAGTGTGCTCAAACAGCTCAAGATCCCGGAAGAGAAGGTCTTCGTCAACCTGCAGAAGTACGGCAACACCAGCACCGCCAGCATCCCCATTGCCCTCTGCGAGGCCATCGAGGCGGGCAAGGTGAAGCCGGGAGACAACCTGGTCTTCGTGGGTTTCGGGGCAGGGTTGACGTGGGCGGCCTGTGCCGTCAAGTGGAGCGTGCCGGTGACCCGGCCCGAGGCAGGCTGGTGGAAGGCCACTCGCCGCCAGGCCAGCTACCAGGCCGCGGCAGCCCGCAGCATGTGGCGCCGGGCCGTGCGCTGGGTCTACCACGTCTGGCCCACCGATCCGGAAGGGGAGATCACCCCTTCCCGGGAGCATGGAGAAGCTGCTGTTCCCCTGCAGCGCCGGGAAGAATAG
- the fabF gene encoding beta-ketoacyl-ACP synthase II: MTTHNRSNGAHSEPKRVVITGMGAITPLGLSLAETWRELLAGHSGIDHISRFDTSDLRTTFAGEVRNFDPANYMDRKEARRLDPYIQYALAATKEAVADAGIDFSVEDPSRVGVIVGTGIGGLQSTLENYDIAQTRGLRRVSPFMIPNMLVDSAAGKIAIEYNLHGPNHAVVSACASGTSASGEAFELLRRGDADVMIVGGAEAAIVPIIVAGFDIMGALSQRNDDPAGACRPFDQDRDGFVMSEGSAIMIMETEEHARARGARIYAEVIGYGSSADAYSMAAPHEQGRGAIDAMRMALRKAAEYGVRPEDVDYINAHGTATRLNDVTETMAIKQVLGEHAYNVRISSTKSMLGHLLGGAGAIETVICAKVIQEGIIPPTINLHNPDPECDLNYTPLVAQKADVAVTLSNSFGFGGHNACIMLRRYE, from the coding sequence ATGACTACCCATAATCGCTCCAACGGAGCTCATTCCGAACCCAAACGCGTGGTCATCACCGGCATGGGGGCCATCACGCCCCTGGGCCTCAGCCTGGCAGAGACATGGCGGGAACTGCTGGCCGGCCACTCCGGCATTGACCACATCAGCCGCTTCGACACCAGCGACCTGCGGACCACCTTCGCCGGCGAAGTACGCAACTTCGACCCGGCCAATTACATGGACCGCAAGGAAGCCCGACGTCTGGATCCGTACATCCAGTATGCGCTGGCCGCCACGAAGGAAGCGGTGGCCGACGCCGGGATCGACTTCAGCGTGGAAGATCCCAGCCGGGTGGGCGTCATCGTCGGCACCGGCATCGGCGGCCTCCAGTCCACCCTGGAAAATTACGACATTGCCCAGACCCGGGGCCTGCGCCGGGTGAGCCCCTTCATGATCCCCAACATGCTGGTGGACAGCGCCGCGGGCAAGATTGCCATCGAGTACAACCTCCACGGCCCCAACCACGCGGTGGTGAGCGCCTGTGCCAGCGGCACCTCGGCCAGCGGCGAGGCCTTCGAACTGTTGCGTCGGGGCGATGCGGACGTCATGATCGTGGGGGGGGCCGAGGCGGCCATCGTCCCCATTATCGTGGCCGGCTTCGACATCATGGGGGCCCTGAGCCAGCGCAATGACGACCCCGCCGGCGCCTGCCGTCCCTTCGACCAGGACCGGGACGGGTTCGTCATGAGCGAGGGCAGCGCCATCATGATCATGGAGACCGAGGAACATGCCCGGGCCCGGGGCGCCCGCATCTACGCCGAGGTCATCGGCTATGGCAGCAGCGCCGATGCCTACAGCATGGCCGCGCCCCACGAACAGGGTCGGGGAGCCATTGACGCCATGCGCATGGCCCTGCGCAAGGCCGCAGAATATGGCGTCCGGCCGGAAGATGTGGATTACATCAACGCCCACGGCACGGCCACCCGCCTCAACGATGTCACCGAGACCATGGCCATCAAGCAGGTGCTGGGGGAGCACGCCTACAACGTCCGCATCAGCAGCACCAAGAGCATGCTGGGGCATCTGTTGGGAGGCGCCGGCGCCATCGAGACGGTCATCTGCGCCAAGGTGATCCAGGAAGGGATCATCCCGCCCACCATCAACCTCCACAATCCGGATCCCGAGTGTGACCTCAACTATACGCCGCTGGTGGCCCAAAAGGCAGACGTGGCCGTTACCCTCAGCAACAGCTTTGGCTTTGGCGGCCACAACGCCTGCATCATGCTGCGGCGGTATGAATAG
- a CDS encoding PA14 domain-containing protein, with product MRWYQRLGLSGLLTLALVVGYVAPSAAQGIVRDEGTAIYLPRIMGTGQESVQPALAGSEPVYGLLGRLEPAPGRRYSTFLITPEATYGVVGITPDVERELVALSRRTPPVAVKVWGTLYPSVNLSRRATIVVTGVLEAGVATGVVGASVPVAVVRFELVNLYAGPGSTYPRVGQVKLNQACDVTGRNQTGTWLQLTCADNLQGWIDARLVQVDEGLNGVPVVEATGPEATPVPSTGNQGQPSTGGAGQTGFQGWQASFYDNPRLDGTPVVVLDLPTVQFDWGTGSPNPAVPADNFSAVFERRIQFAPGYYRFTVDADDGVRVYLDGQLLVDEWHGTTGRVYAVGRTLSGDHLLRIEYYEGYGLAHLRFDTTFLTSTPEWTASYYEGIDLAGPPVLVQQEPRSSNPLDFNWGYQSPVAGVLREDSWSARWTGTFRFEAGDYIFRANADDGVRVYLDGLLVIDQWRDGYKEVSNRFVGVGAGEHTVTVEYYDRAGIGLLQVWWTRDTSSSP from the coding sequence ATGAGATGGTATCAGCGGCTGGGGCTTTCTGGCCTGTTGACCCTGGCGCTGGTGGTGGGATATGTCGCCCCGTCCGCCGCCCAGGGCATCGTGAGGGACGAGGGCACCGCCATTTATTTACCCCGCATCATGGGCACGGGCCAAGAGAGTGTGCAGCCGGCTCTGGCCGGCAGTGAGCCGGTCTACGGGCTGTTGGGCCGGCTGGAACCGGCCCCGGGGCGCCGCTACAGCACCTTCCTGATCACCCCAGAGGCCACCTACGGCGTGGTGGGCATCACGCCCGACGTGGAGCGGGAGCTGGTGGCCCTCAGCCGGCGAACGCCGCCGGTGGCCGTCAAGGTGTGGGGAACCCTCTACCCCTCGGTCAACCTGTCCAGACGAGCCACCATCGTGGTCACTGGCGTTCTGGAGGCAGGCGTGGCCACGGGGGTGGTGGGCGCTTCGGTGCCTGTGGCGGTGGTGCGCTTCGAGCTGGTGAACCTCTACGCAGGTCCCGGCAGCACCTATCCCCGGGTGGGACAGGTGAAGCTGAACCAGGCCTGTGATGTGACCGGCCGCAATCAGACCGGGACCTGGCTACAACTGACCTGTGCCGACAACCTCCAGGGCTGGATCGACGCCCGCCTGGTCCAGGTGGACGAGGGCCTGAACGGCGTGCCCGTGGTGGAAGCCACTGGCCCGGAGGCCACGCCGGTCCCATCTACTGGGAACCAGGGGCAACCTTCAACCGGCGGGGCTGGCCAGACGGGGTTCCAGGGCTGGCAGGCCTCCTTCTACGACAACCCCCGCCTGGACGGCACGCCGGTGGTGGTCTTGGATCTGCCCACCGTCCAGTTCGACTGGGGGACCGGTTCTCCCAACCCGGCTGTGCCGGCCGACAACTTTTCCGCTGTCTTCGAACGCCGGATCCAGTTTGCGCCCGGCTACTACCGCTTCACCGTGGACGCGGACGACGGGGTGCGGGTGTACCTGGATGGCCAGCTCCTGGTGGATGAGTGGCATGGGACCACAGGCCGGGTCTATGCGGTGGGGCGCACCCTGTCAGGCGATCATCTGCTGCGGATCGAGTATTACGAAGGCTATGGCCTGGCCCATCTGCGTTTTGACACCACCTTTTTGACCAGCACGCCGGAATGGACAGCCTCCTACTACGAGGGCATCGACCTGGCCGGCCCGCCCGTCCTGGTGCAACAGGAACCCCGCTCCAGCAATCCGCTGGATTTCAACTGGGGCTACCAGTCGCCGGTGGCAGGTGTCCTGCGGGAGGATTCCTGGTCGGCCCGCTGGACGGGCACCTTCCGTTTTGAGGCAGGCGATTACATCTTCCGGGCCAATGCCGATGATGGCGTGCGGGTCTATCTGGACGGGCTGCTGGTGATCGACCAGTGGCGGGATGGCTATAAGGAAGTCAGCAACCGCTTCGTGGGCGTGGGTGCCGGCGAGCATACGGTCACGGTGGAGTACTACGACCGCGCCGGCATTGGGCTGCTACAGGTCTGGTGGACCCGGGACACCAGCAGCAGCCCATGA
- the radA gene encoding DNA repair protein RadA, with product MAKAKVQYVCSQCGSTQMKWMGKCPDCGEWNTLEAVTIRPAEPGRSTLAANGLTTATPVTLASVGASPVERLPLRMVELNRVLGGGIVPGAGILVGGDPGIGKSTLLLQMAADVARHVGTVLYVSAEESAHQIARRAQRLGIQEERLYILAEIVVEQILEQILHLRPVLVIVDSIQAIYTEGGASAAGTVSQVRDSAALLLRVAKQHNIPLFLVGHVTKEGTLAGPRVLEHMVDTVLQLEGERFHAYRLLRSVKNRFGSTNEVGIFEMGDRGMEEVHNPSELFLAERLPNAAGSAIAVSMEGTRPLLVEIQALSSHTPFSQPRRTGNGIDLNRLLLLAAVLSKRVGLNLADQDIFVNVVGGMRINEPAADLAIAVAIASSYRNCPVCADLALVGEIGLSGELRSVGQLPRRLHEAAKLGFARVLVPRSALNRKGADGLPAQIEIVGVRTLRDALEIALVQ from the coding sequence ATGGCCAAAGCAAAAGTCCAATACGTCTGCTCCCAGTGCGGCAGCACCCAAATGAAGTGGATGGGCAAATGCCCGGATTGCGGCGAATGGAACACCCTGGAAGCAGTCACCATCCGGCCGGCTGAACCCGGCCGGTCGACCCTGGCCGCGAACGGACTCACCACCGCCACGCCCGTCACCCTGGCCAGCGTCGGCGCCAGCCCCGTGGAGCGGTTGCCCCTGCGCATGGTCGAGCTGAACCGGGTCCTGGGCGGTGGCATAGTGCCGGGCGCAGGCATCCTGGTGGGCGGCGATCCCGGCATCGGCAAGAGCACCCTCCTGCTGCAGATGGCCGCAGACGTGGCCCGGCATGTGGGCACGGTCCTCTACGTCAGCGCCGAAGAGAGCGCCCACCAGATCGCCCGCCGGGCCCAACGCCTGGGCATCCAGGAGGAGCGACTCTACATCCTGGCGGAAATCGTGGTGGAACAGATCCTGGAGCAGATCCTGCACCTGCGCCCGGTGCTGGTGATCGTGGACTCCATCCAGGCCATCTACACCGAGGGAGGCGCCAGCGCGGCCGGCACCGTGAGCCAGGTGCGGGATTCGGCTGCCCTGCTCCTGCGGGTGGCCAAACAGCACAATATCCCCCTCTTCCTGGTGGGCCACGTCACCAAAGAAGGCACCCTGGCCGGCCCCCGGGTGCTGGAACACATGGTGGACACGGTACTCCAGCTAGAGGGAGAACGCTTCCACGCCTATCGCCTGTTGCGCTCGGTGAAGAATCGCTTCGGCAGCACCAACGAAGTGGGGATCTTTGAAATGGGCGACCGGGGCATGGAGGAGGTGCATAACCCCTCCGAGCTCTTTTTGGCCGAACGATTGCCCAACGCTGCAGGCAGCGCCATCGCCGTCTCCATGGAGGGAACCCGCCCCCTCCTGGTGGAGATCCAGGCCCTGAGCAGCCACACCCCCTTCAGCCAGCCCCGGCGCACGGGCAACGGCATCGACCTGAACCGACTGCTCCTGCTGGCCGCGGTGCTCAGCAAACGGGTCGGCCTCAATCTGGCCGACCAGGACATCTTCGTCAACGTGGTGGGGGGTATGCGCATCAACGAGCCCGCCGCGGACCTGGCCATCGCGGTGGCCATCGCCAGCAGCTACCGCAACTGTCCCGTCTGCGCCGACCTGGCCCTGGTGGGGGAAATCGGCCTGAGCGGCGAGCTGCGCAGCGTGGGCCAATTGCCCCGCCGGCTCCACGAAGCCGCCAAGCTGGGCTTCGCCCGGGTCCTCGTCCCCCGGAGCGCCTTGAACCGCAAGGGGGCCGACGGCCTGCCCGCTCAGATAGAGATCGTGGGGGTACGTACCCTGCGGGATGCCCTGGAGATTGCCCTGGTCCAGTGA
- a CDS encoding ABC transporter substrate-binding protein encodes MENRKLSRRSLLKWMAAGSATAALAACAPAAAPADSGSGQQQSAESAAAPSQGKVQMSVATHHSEVHDWQREFARRWAEEHADQVDLQIEAVVYDEMPKLQLARSASGTLWDVVFSGIKWFPFSASKNMFLVLDDFLANREDANLDDFFSTALAGGYLDGKLYGLPYEIHPGNPALVAFNVDMLEEKGLPLPTDDWDVNQYADLVAQATDPDNKIYGTNYLPGNYYDFESLSRAYGTDIMDPERKQFWFNTDELNRAAARWIVDLRTKLHAAPSREDAQGLDFTAGVLATAVAATHQINGWTTAIGDKFRHDWVLFPKGPDGKRGYTAFTSNFSCSAQTKAPDLAVDLLLYLTSTEAGLWSALEQGTGHPNARRSVWENEEFLRQAHPIFARVLEMFHDPDIPGPFPMPYNLRFQELQDNWANTSPDLFYGDVEYEEGMQMVQDACQEILDLPRA; translated from the coding sequence ATGGAGAATCGCAAGTTAAGTCGCCGCAGCCTGCTGAAATGGATGGCCGCCGGCTCGGCTACGGCCGCCCTGGCCGCCTGTGCCCCGGCCGCGGCCCCAGCGGACAGCGGCAGCGGCCAGCAGCAGAGCGCCGAGTCCGCCGCGGCCCCAAGCCAGGGCAAGGTGCAGATGAGTGTCGCCACCCATCACAGTGAAGTTCATGATTGGCAACGGGAGTTCGCCCGCCGCTGGGCCGAGGAGCACGCCGACCAGGTGGACCTCCAGATCGAAGCGGTGGTCTACGACGAGATGCCCAAGCTACAGCTGGCCCGCTCCGCCTCTGGCACCCTGTGGGACGTGGTCTTCAGCGGCATCAAGTGGTTCCCCTTCTCCGCCTCCAAGAACATGTTCCTGGTGCTGGACGACTTCCTGGCCAACCGGGAGGATGCCAACCTGGATGACTTCTTCTCCACAGCTTTAGCAGGCGGCTACCTGGACGGCAAGCTGTATGGCCTGCCCTACGAGATTCATCCGGGCAACCCGGCGCTGGTGGCCTTCAACGTGGACATGTTGGAGGAAAAGGGGCTGCCTCTGCCCACAGACGACTGGGATGTGAACCAGTACGCCGACCTGGTCGCCCAGGCCACCGATCCCGACAACAAGATCTACGGCACCAACTATCTGCCGGGCAACTACTACGACTTCGAGTCCCTCTCCCGGGCCTACGGCACCGACATCATGGACCCGGAGCGGAAGCAGTTCTGGTTCAACACCGACGAGCTCAACCGGGCGGCGGCCCGTTGGATTGTGGACCTGCGCACCAAGCTCCATGCGGCGCCCTCCCGGGAGGATGCCCAGGGGCTGGACTTCACGGCCGGCGTGCTGGCCACTGCTGTCGCTGCCACCCACCAAATTAATGGGTGGACAACCGCCATCGGCGACAAGTTCCGCCACGATTGGGTCCTCTTCCCCAAGGGGCCGGATGGCAAGCGGGGGTATACCGCCTTCACCTCCAACTTTTCCTGCTCGGCTCAGACCAAGGCACCGGACCTGGCCGTGGATCTGCTCCTCTACCTTACCTCCACCGAGGCCGGCCTCTGGTCCGCCCTGGAGCAGGGCACAGGACATCCCAACGCCCGTCGCTCTGTGTGGGAGAACGAAGAGTTCCTCCGCCAGGCCCATCCCATTTTTGCCCGGGTTCTAGAAATGTTCCATGACCCGGACATTCCTGGTCCGTTCCCCATGCCCTACAACCTGCGCTTCCAGGAGCTGCAGGACAACTGGGCCAACACCTCGCCGGACCTGTTCTACGGCGATGTGGAGTATGAGGAGGGCATGCAGATGGTGCAGGATGCCTGTCAGGAGATCCTGGACCTGCCGCGCGCGTAA
- a CDS encoding extracellular solute-binding protein, translating into MPVKSLSRRDFLKVAAGTAAVGVMAACSTPAAPGDQTGSNVPSSGERIPITVMFWDPQTPGVRELPMKKWEETQDTYSVDYQWINPPSAFYEKLTIMMASGSPPDLFILQTSWLPEFLRNHVLLDIQPYIDRDNYSLDDFPKIAVDAYSYQGGFYGLPDNITAWCIYYLKDLFDEAGVDYPTAQWDDPAWTTDDFLAACEKLQKRDASGKVTQYAYDISTGGWLVQSIWMSLFGGSFVDDPLDPTECTLDRPEAIEALQFLADLAWKYEYAPRPEASADMNAMEMVTNGRLAMFNGGGWGFQRWADVPYQWDIGHFPKGPVRRNDYVFYYPISIANATKHPDGAWELLKYYEDVAIKEIIAEGGLQGTKISDMREIFATSANPPESREVLVDAVEHFGILDPRLTNWQKIVNTFTAELDYLWLGEKSAEEAAMAAKAAVDPLIQEGRLTSEA; encoded by the coding sequence ATGCCAGTCAAAAGTCTCAGCCGTCGTGATTTTCTGAAAGTGGCTGCTGGTACAGCCGCGGTAGGTGTGATGGCCGCCTGCAGTACACCTGCTGCGCCGGGGGACCAGACGGGCAGCAATGTGCCATCATCGGGCGAGCGTATCCCGATTACTGTCATGTTTTGGGATCCACAAACACCGGGTGTTCGTGAGCTGCCTATGAAGAAATGGGAGGAAACCCAGGATACGTACTCGGTGGACTATCAATGGATCAACCCGCCCAGCGCTTTTTACGAGAAGTTGACGATCATGATGGCCTCCGGCTCGCCTCCCGATCTTTTCATCCTGCAAACATCCTGGCTGCCGGAGTTTTTGCGTAACCATGTTCTCCTGGACATCCAGCCTTACATCGACCGGGATAACTACTCGTTGGATGATTTCCCCAAGATCGCCGTCGACGCCTACAGCTATCAGGGCGGCTTCTACGGGTTGCCCGACAACATCACGGCCTGGTGCATCTACTATCTGAAAGATCTCTTTGACGAAGCAGGTGTGGATTACCCCACGGCCCAGTGGGATGATCCGGCCTGGACGACCGATGACTTCCTGGCGGCCTGCGAAAAACTCCAGAAGCGAGATGCCAGCGGCAAAGTCACCCAGTATGCTTACGATATTTCTACCGGTGGCTGGCTTGTGCAGTCCATCTGGATGTCTCTCTTTGGAGGCAGCTTCGTAGACGACCCTCTGGATCCCACAGAATGCACCCTGGATCGTCCGGAAGCTATTGAGGCGTTGCAGTTCCTGGCCGATCTGGCCTGGAAGTATGAGTACGCCCCCCGTCCAGAGGCCTCTGCGGATATGAATGCCATGGAGATGGTGACAAACGGCCGGCTGGCCATGTTTAACGGTGGCGGTTGGGGATTCCAGCGCTGGGCGGATGTGCCATATCAGTGGGACATTGGGCATTTCCCCAAGGGGCCCGTTCGCCGGAATGATTATGTCTTCTACTATCCCATTTCCATTGCCAACGCGACGAAACACCCGGATGGGGCCTGGGAGCTGTTGAAGTATTACGAGGACGTCGCCATTAAGGAGATCATTGCTGAAGGCGGCTTGCAGGGCACGAAAATTTCCGATATGCGTGAAATCTTCGCGACGAGTGCCAATCCACCAGAAAGCCGAGAGGTCCTGGTGGATGCTGTGGAGCATTTCGGTATTCTGGATCCCCGTCTCACCAACTGGCAGAAGATTGTGAACACCTTCACCGCTGAACTGGATTACCTCTGGCTGGGTGAGAAGAGTGCGGAAGAGGCCGCTATGGCTGCCAAGGCAGCGGTTGATCCACTCATTCAAGAGGGGCGGTTGACTTCAGAGGCCTGA
- a CDS encoding carbohydrate ABC transporter permease: MNNSAIGQTLPSSKPRAHQQSSPMRRRENLLGWLLASPFLIGFTVFTAGPMLVSLFLSFADWNLLSSPQFIGLANYQEMLFADKLVGHSLKVTLYFALGSIPLHIILGLAIAMMLNTSVKGLSFFRTIYYLPAILSGVAVAMLWRWIFSPDFGLLNAGLAMVGIEGPNWLMSRQWVIPSFILMSLWGVGGSMVIYLASLQGIPTSLYEAATIDGAGWWAQTRHITLPMMSPVILFQLIIGIIQAFRFFEAAYIMTDGGPANASLFFMLYLYRQAFQYFNMGYASALAWLLFFIVLILSLLVLRSSPAWVYYETELKGR, encoded by the coding sequence ATGAACAATTCAGCAATCGGGCAGACTTTGCCCTCAAGCAAGCCACGTGCTCACCAGCAGTCCTCCCCCATGCGTCGCAGGGAAAACCTGTTAGGATGGCTATTGGCGTCGCCATTTTTGATTGGTTTTACCGTTTTCACCGCCGGGCCGATGCTGGTTTCGCTTTTTCTCTCGTTTGCCGATTGGAATCTACTCAGCTCACCCCAATTTATCGGCCTGGCGAATTATCAGGAGATGCTCTTCGCCGACAAGCTGGTAGGCCATTCTCTGAAAGTGACCCTTTACTTTGCCTTAGGTTCCATCCCTTTACACATCATACTGGGCCTGGCCATTGCGATGATGCTCAACACCTCGGTGAAGGGCCTTTCGTTCTTTCGGACCATTTACTATCTGCCGGCAATCCTTTCTGGTGTGGCAGTCGCTATGCTCTGGCGCTGGATTTTTTCGCCGGACTTTGGCCTGCTCAATGCTGGATTGGCTATGGTGGGGATCGAGGGCCCCAATTGGCTCATGTCCCGACAGTGGGTTATTCCATCCTTCATTCTCATGAGCCTGTGGGGGGTCGGAGGCAGCATGGTCATCTATCTGGCCAGCCTGCAGGGGATACCCACCTCCCTTTATGAGGCGGCCACAATCGATGGGGCCGGTTGGTGGGCCCAGACCCGGCACATTACCCTGCCGATGATGAGTCCCGTGATTCTCTTTCAGCTCATCATCGGCATCATTCAGGCCTTCCGCTTCTTCGAAGCGGCATACATCATGACAGACGGGGGCCCTGCCAACGCATCGCTCTTCTTCATGCTTTACCTCTATCGACAGGCCTTCCAGTATTTCAATATGGGCTACGCCTCTGCCCTGGCCTGGCTGCTTTTCTTCATCGTGTTGATACTTTCGCTGTTGGTGCTGCGGAGTTCGCCCGCCTGGGTTTATTATGAGACGGAGTTGAAGGGGCGCTAA